The following are from one region of the Penaeus monodon isolate SGIC_2016 chromosome 19, NSTDA_Pmon_1, whole genome shotgun sequence genome:
- the LOC119585263 gene encoding 45 kDa calcium-binding protein-like, giving the protein MSVVLLVRLLQKGWLKLNSSMRIHVRLRLWVGLAATYLVFMGLVHLLHVPLRSNTIHSHYDLSAEGVVSKHREHMRKEAEKYARAAMKEPRAGLEMAEQIRILTETYKKADVNSDSLLELSELTTYISAKIKEHLTLALKENFFMFTAIDLKPRNGMVSWEEYHRYFLKQHGYDDNYIDNHKKDHKGLPRELKEAIMRDKASWSQAARDNPEQLTIDEFLAFRHPESSHATILSIVEETIGRLDVDEDGKLTEEEFSDPTMNEVPDYMTEEQFRLDRINEFKVADLDKNGKVERKELLHYIDPRNVHHAEKEAVNLLAAADSNQDGVLTLVEVLAEREIFMKSKMVDAAKSFHDEF; this is encoded by the exons ATGTCTGTAGTATTGCTTGTAAGGCTACTTCAGAAAGGTTGGTTGAAGCTAAACAGCAGCATGAGGATCCATGTGCGTCTTCGACTCTGGGTTGGATTGGCGGCAACATATCTGGTCTTCATGGGACTTGTGCACTTGCTCCACGTCCCTCTGAGGTCAAATACCA TCCATTCCCACTATGATTTATCCGCCGAGGGTGTTGTGTCAAAACACCGTGAACATATGAGAAAAGAAGCTGAAAAGTATGCTCGAGCTGCCATGAAGGAACCCCGTGCAGGGCTAGAAATGGCAGAACAAATAAGAATATTGACGGAGACTTATAAAAA GGCAGATGTCAACTCGGACAGTCTGCTAGAACTCTCAGAACTGACAACGTACATCAGCGCGAAGATAAAGGAACACCTGACTTTGGCGCTCAAGGAAAATTTCTTCATGTTTACAGCCATTGATTTAAAACCACGAAATG GTATGGTATCCTGGGAAGAGTACCACAGGTACTTCCTCAAGCAGCATGGATATGACGATAACTATATTGACAACCACAAGAAGGACCATAAGGGCTTGCCACGAGAACTCAAAG AAGCTATCATGAGAGACAAGGCATCATGGTCTCAAGCTGCCAGAGACAACCCAGAACAGCTGACCATTGATGAGTTTTTGGCCTTCAGACACCCAGAATCATCTCACGCGACAATACTTAGCATCGTAGAGGAAACCATAGGGAGATTAG atGTTGATGAAGATGGAAAACTTACGGAAGAGGAATTTTCCGACCCAACCATGAATGAAGTGCCAGATTACATGACAGAGGAACAATTCAGGCTGGATCGAATTAATGAATTTAAAGTTGCAGATCTGGATAAAAATGGCAAAGTTGAGAGAAAAGAACTGTTG CATTATATTGATCCCCGTAATGTGCACCATGCGGAAAAGGAAGCCGTGAATCTTCTAGCTGCAGCCGACAGTAACCAAGATGGAGTTCTTACTCTTGTCGAGGTGTTGGCTGAAAGAGAAATATTCATGAAGAGCAAGATGGTGGATGCGGCAAAGAGCTTCCATGATGAATTTTAA